The Podospora bellae-mahoneyi strain CBS 112042 chromosome 7, whole genome shotgun sequence genome includes a window with the following:
- the RSE1 gene encoding pre-mRNA-splicing factor rse1 (EggNog:ENOG503NZIJ; COG:A; BUSCO:EOG092607OQ) translates to MATTSNMFLYSLTIQPPTTISQALLGQFSGTKEQQIITASGSRLTLLQPDPRQGKVNTILSQDVFGIIRAIASFRLAGSHKDYIILATDSGRIAIIEYLPKTNRFNRIHLETFGKSGVRRVVPGQYLAADPKGRACLIASLEKNKLVYVLNRNAQAELTISSPLEAHKPGVLVLSLVALDVGYANPVFAALELDYTEADQDPTGQAGQEPEAQLVYYELDLGLNHVVRKWSDAVDPTSSLLFQVPGGSDGPSGVLVCGEENVTYRHSNQEAFRVPIPRRRGPTEDPQRKRTIVSGVMHKLKGSAGAFFFLLQTEDGDLFKVTLDMVEDDNGNPTGEVKRLKIKYFDTIPIATSLCILKSGFLFVASEFGNHSLYQFEKLGDDDEELEFSSEEFPTDSRAAYNPVYFQPRPLENLTLVESIDSMNPQIDCKVANLTGEDAPQIYSVCGNGARSSFRMLKHGLEVSEIVASELPGTPAAVWTTKLTKYDEYDAYIVLSFTNATLVLSIGETVEEVSDSGFLTTVPTLAVQQLGEEGLIQVHPKGIRHIVQGRVNEWPAPQHRSIVAAATNENQVVIALSSGEIVYFEMDADGSLAEYDEKKEMSGTVTSLSLGRVPEGLRRSSFLAVGCDDCTVRILSLDPESTLEMKSIQALTAAPASLSIMSMEDSFGGTTLYLHIGLHSGVYLRTVLDEVTGELTDTRQKFLGPKPTKLFQVSVQGRPCVLALNSRPWLGYTDPITKGFVMTPLSYVDLEYGWNFSSEQCLEGMVGIHANFLRIFTIEKLGDNMIQKSIPLTYTPKRLVKHPEQPYFYTIEADNNTLPPELRAQLLAQSNTNGDAAILPPEEFGYPKARNRWASCISIVDPVSDEPSVLNRVDLDNNEAAVSAAVVSFASQDGESFLIVGTGKDMILSPRQFSEGYIHVYRFHDDGRDLEFIHKTKIEEPPMALIPFQGRLLAGIGKTLRIYDLGLKQLLRKAQAEIAPQLIVSLQTQGNRIVVGDVQQGITYAVYKPESNKLLAWADDTINRWTTCTAMVDYESVAGGDKFGNVWILRAPERASQESDEPGSEIQLVHAKSYLHGAPNRTALMAHFYTQDLPTSITKTNLVVGGQDVLLWSGIQGTVGVLIPFVSREDVDFFQSLESHMRAEDPPLAGRDHLIYRGYYVPVKGVIDGDLCERFALLANDKKQMIAGELDRSVREIERKISDIRTRSAF, encoded by the exons ATGGCGACCACCTCTAACATGTTCCTGTACTCGTTGACGATCCAGCCGCCAACCACGATATCGCAAGCGTTGCTGGGCCAGTTCTCGGGAACCAAAGAACAACAAATCATCACCGCCTCTGGCTCTCGCCTCACATTACTCCAACCAGACCCACGGCAGGGCAAGGTCAACACTATTCTATCACAGGATGTCTTTGGAATTATTAGGGCCATTGCGTCCTTCCGCCTTGCTGGCAGCCACAAGG ACTACATCATCCTCGCGACAGACTCGGGCCGTATCGCTATCATCGAGTACCTGCCCAAGACCAACAGGTTTAATCGCATCCACCTAGAGACCTTTGGAAAGTCGGGTGTTCGACGTGTTGTACCTGGCCAATACCTTGCCGCCGATCCCAAAGGAAGAGCCTGTTTGATTGCCTCGCTCGAGAAGAACAAGCTTGTCTACGTCCTTAATCGCAACGCCCAAGCAGAGCTCACCATCTCCTCGCCATTGGAAGCACACAAGCCCGGTGTCTTGGTGCTTTCGCTCGTCGCCCTCGATGTTGGATACGCCAACCCTGTGTTTGCAGCCCTGGAGCTCGACTACACCGAAGCAGACCAGGACCCGACTGGGCAGGCTGGTCAGGAGCCAGAAGCACAGCTTGTATACTACGAACTCGATCTCGGTCTGAACCATGTGGTTCGCAAGTGGTCTGACGCGGTGGACCCAACCTCGTCGTTACTTTTCCAGGTTCCCGGCGGCAGCGATGGTCCTAGTGGTGTTCTGGTCTGCGGCGAGGAAAATGTTACTTATCGGCACTCGAATCAGGAGGCTTTCCGCGTACCAATTCCACGACGGCGGGGTCCTACCGAGGATCCCCAGAGAAAGCGAACCATTGTCTCGGGCGTCATGCACAAGCTCAAGGGCAGCGCAGgtgcctttttctttttgctgcaGACAGAAGATGGGGATCTCTTCAAGGTCACGCTGGATATGGTCGAGGACGACAATGGGAACCCCACCGGAGAGGTGAAACGGCTCAAGATCAAATACTTTGATACGATTCCAATAGCCACAAGCTTGTGCATTCTCAAGAGCGGTTTCCTCTTTGTGGCAAGCGAGTTTGGCAACCATTCTCTGTACCAATTCGAAAAGCTcggcgatgatgacgaggaactCGAGTTCTCGAGCGAGGAGTTCCCAACAGACTCTCGTGCCGCGTACAATCCGGTATACTTCCAGCCTCGGCCACTCGAAAATCTGACTCTAGTCGAGAGCATCGACTCGATGAACCCTCAAATAGATTGCAAAGTGGCAAACTTGACAGGAGAGGACGCGCCGCAAATCTACTCGGTGTGTGGTAACGGTGCGAGAAGCTCTTTCCGTATGCTTAAGCATGGGCTGGAGGTATCAGAAATTGTTGCCTCGGAACTCCCTGGCACACCTGCTGCAGTCTGGACGACCAAGCTCACAAAGTACGACGAATACGATGCTTACATTGTTCTTTCGTTCACCAACGCGACATTGGTATTGAGCATTGGCGAAACCGTCGAGGAAGTTAGTGACAGCGGATTCCTCACCACTGTGCCAACATTGGCTGTCCAACagctgggcgaggaaggcctTATTCAGGTTCACCCCAAGGGCATTAGACATATTGTCCAAGGTCGTGTTAATGAATGGCCAGCGCCTCAGCATCGGTCGATTGTGGCTGCCGCTACCAATGAGAATCAAGTCGTCATTGCTCTGAGCTCGGGCGAGATTGTGTACTTTGAGATGGATGCAGATGGATCTCTCGCCGAGTacgacgagaagaaggaaatgTCTGGTACCGTCACGTCTTTGAGTTTGGGAAGGGTACCGGAAGGCTTACGGCGGAGTTCGTTCTTGGCTGTTGGGTGTGACGACTGCACTGTGCGCATTCTCAGCCTCGACCCGGAATCCACCCTCGAAATGAAGTCGATCCAGGCTCTTACAGCGGCGCCGGCATCGCTTTCCATCATGTCTATGGAAGACTCGTTCGGTGGTACCACCCTATATCTGCATATCGGCTTACACTCTGGTGTCTACCTCCGAACTGTGTTGGACGAGGTCACTGGTGAGCTTACGGACACCCGTCAAAAATTCTTGGgccccaagcccaccaagctCTTCCAGGTTTCTGTGCAGGGGCGGCCATGTGTGCTCGCCCTGAACTCCCGCCCATGGTTGGGCTACACGGACCCTATTACCAAGGGTTTCGTAATGACACCGCTGAGCTATGTAGATCTTGAATATGGATGGAACTTTAGCAGCGAGCAGTGTCTGGAAGGCATGGTGGGTATCCACGCCAATTTCCTCAG AATCTTCACCATCGAGAAGCTCGGGGACAACATGATCCAAAAGTCCATTCCTCTGACCTATACACCAAAGCGCCTGGTCAAACACCCCGAGCAGCCCTACTTCTACACCATCGAAGCCGACAACAACACTCTCCCACCGGAGCTCCGGGCGCAGCTGCTGGCTCAGTCTAATACTAATGGTGACGCAGCCATTCTGCCGCCAGAGGAGTTTGGCTATCCGAAGGCCAGGAACAGGTGGGCATCGTGTATCAGCATTGTCGACCCTGTCAGCGATGAGCCAAGCGTTCTCAACCGTgtcgacctcgacaacaaCGAAGCCGCCGTCAGTGCTGCCGTTGTGTCGTTTGCCAGCCAAGACGGCGAGAGCTTCCTTATCGTTGGTACCGGCAAGGACATGATTCTCAGCCCTCGCCAGTTCAGCGAAGGCTACATCCATGTCTACCGCTTCCACGACGATGGCCGTGACTTGGAATTCATCCACAAGACCAAGATTGAAGAACCCCCCATGGCGCTCATCCCCTTCCAAGGCCGTCTCCTCGCAGGCATTGGCAAGACGTTGAGAATCTATGATCTTGGTCTCAAGCAGCTTCTCCGCAAGGCCCAAGCCGAGATTGCCCCTCAGCTTATTGTGTCGTTGCAGACGCAAGGTAACCGTATCGTCGTCGGTGATGTCCAGCAGGGGATTACCTACGCCGTCTACAAACCCGAAAGCAACAAGCTCCTTGCGTGGGCGGATGACACCATCAACCGATGGACGACCTGCACAGCCATGGTCGACTACGAATCCGTCGCCGGCGGAGACAAATTCGGCAACGTCTGGATTTTGCGGGCTCCCGAGCGCGCCTCCCAGGAGTCGGACGAGCCCGGCTCGGAAATCCAACTCGTCCACGCAAAGAGCTACCTCCACGGCGCACCCAATCGGACCGCTCTCATGGCGCACTTTTACACTCAGGATCTTCCTACGTCGATCACCAAGACGAATCTTGTTGTGGGCGGGCAGGATGTTTTGCTCTGGAGCGGGATTCAGGGGACGGTGGGGGTGCTGATCCCGTTTGTGAGcagggaggatgtggatTTCTTCCAGAGCTTGGAGAGTCACATGAGGGCCGAGGATCCGCCGCTTGCCGGGAGGGATCATTTGATTTATCGGGGGTATTATGTGCCCGTCAAGGGGGTGATTGATGGGGATCTGTGCGAGAGGTTTGCGCTGTTGGCGAATGACAAGAAGCAGATGATTGCTGGGGAGCTGGACAGGAGCGTGAGGGAGATTGAGAGGAAGATTTCG GACATCCGTACGAGGTCTGCATTCTAG
- a CDS encoding hypothetical protein (COG:I; EggNog:ENOG503P22Z): MAASYPQIVLFGDSIFQGAIELVDGFSFHAALQSKVNRRYDVINRGLSGYNTSNALAVLPQVFSPPGPGVPKIECLQFILLGANDACVPLPTNHQHVPLDKYKINLKRIITHPTITAHKPRIFLITPPPLDQIRITELDLASGHPSATRHAKISASYSEAARQVAAENAGVTLVDLWKAIMDTAIKKTPSFNPNGPPLGYPEGQRGYLEHLLPDGLHLSPESYRIFYDLVSSYIDSNDDNRVLPEWRQAPWLEEDGHLKG, translated from the exons ATGGCG GCCTCCTATCCTCAAATCGTCCTCTTTGGCGATTCTATCTTTCAGGGAGCTATCGAGCTAGTAGACGGCTTCTCCTTCCACGCTGCCCTGCAATCAA AAGTCAACCGTCGATATGATGTTATCAACCGCGGGCTCTCAGGCTACAACACATCAAATGCCCTGGCCGTCTTACCTCAGGTCTTCTCTCCGCCTGGTCCGGGCGTGCCGAAGATTGAGTGCCTG CAGTTCATCCTCCTTGGGGCCAATGATGCTTGCGTCCCATTGCCCACAAACCACCAGCATGTTCCCCTCGACAAGTACAAGATCAACTTGAAGCGGATCATCACACATCCTACCATCACAGCCCACAAGCCCAGGAttttcctcatcaccccacCGCCCCTTGACCAGATCCGTATCACCGAGCTTGACCTCGCTTCCGGGCACCCTTCGGCGACAAGGCATGCCAAGATCAGCGCGTCATATTCAGAGGCTGCCAGACAAGTGGCCGCCGAGAACGCCGGTGTTACCCTGGTTGATCTCTGGAAGGCCATAATGGACactgccatcaagaagacgCCGTCCTTCAACCCTAACGGCCCACCTCTCGGGTATCCAGAGGGACAGCGTGGCTATCTAGAGCACCTCTTGCCAGACGGTCTCCACCTGAGCCCCGAGTCGTACCGCATCTTCTACGATCTTGTCAGCTCGTATATTGATTCCAACGATGACAACAGAGTGCTTCCTGAGTGGAGACAGGCGCcgtggttggaggaggatggtcATCTGaagggttga
- a CDS encoding hypothetical protein (EggNog:ENOG503NX4C), with the protein MEPVFIVSREEFHDVQMELKRVQNIQHHHSERLRLIEQRQADDAALKSCWNPPFPSVLGGTPQHGPTHMPSADFSDIDDEQSQTLLGTLQLDAEDEPIRRGAASRANSVRFDESALHGAGFGGHAIRHSNDFGPIRPSSGMGGHQLERTYSHKSDGRHSSAGHSVHSGISGRASSLGLDTNFVIGGRDDDESPLDIPEPPPVFYVLGSAPSIIRCWITTDFTSEGLLYAVVCTGSQKSTVEYSLLRDLDLVNNIHRDVDGAHRITLPVFLAEARVTQSNSRGGSPASQLPSITANFEVTGMDQQDSPETKRAIRVFIGSHTLRLLSADLLLSQNCMTLYGNDRNKLSIPFVRPEDDAVFKHLTTANLLPGKPKLNAAAPEFVAGDKTAKRSPKVAAEPERPVSKPMGGGSEGVASPAAQPSQPVSKPVTATSTASESGAESEKQHQESTSAETSGKDSHATTDAPRREPSLAIRTPWRQTAVGFSENGTPLSGYQPAPRTRSMKVLRPPKASSSTSSSARTGAAYEPAPTARSGNEQRRKGQSDAQPPIGMNSWGMSKRSMSGPALSSLNSETRVSSAASTSTITTPTTSSHHDAGKTTPSLPRTANNPLGSASAFSWIASNKPKTPAAAD; encoded by the exons ATGGAGCCGGTCTTCATAGTCTCACGCGAAGAGTTCCACGATGTTCAGATGGAGCTGAAGCGTGTTCAGAACATACAGCACCATCACTCGGAACGGCTACGGCTCATTGAGCAACGTCAGGCTGATGATGCGGCCTTGAAGTCATGCTGGAATCCTCCCTTTCCAAGCGTGCTTGGGGGAACACCTCAGCATG GGCCCACCCATATGCCCTCGGCCGACTTCAGCGACATTGACGACGAGCAGAGTCAGACCCTGCTAGGCACTTTGCAGCtcgatgccgaggacgaaCCGATACGCAGAGGGGCTGCTTCGCGGGCCAATAGCGTGCGGTTCGACGAAAGTGCCCTGCACGGTGCCGGCTTTGGAGGCCATGCCATTCGCCACTCCAACGACTTTGGTCCCATACGTCCGTCGAGCGGGATGGGAGGACACCAGTTGGAACGGACATATTCTCACAAGTCGGATGGCAGACATAGTTCCGCTGGACATTCGGTCCACTCTGGAATTTCTGGGAGAGCCAGCAGTCTCGGACTGGATACCAACTTTGTGATTGGGGGCCGTGACGACGATGAGTCGCCCCTAGATATCCCCGAGCCCCCACCCGTTTTCTATGTCTTGGGCTCTGCCCCCTCCATTATCCGCTGCTGGATCACGACCGACTTCACGTCCGAAGGGTTGTTGTATGCCGTGGTGTGCACTGGGTCTCAAAAATCGACGGTTGAGTACTCGCTGCTTCGGGATCTGGACCTGGTCAACAACATCCATCGGGATGTGGATGGTGCTCACAGAATCACACTGCCAGTTTTTCTGGCTGAGGCCCGGGTTACCCAGTCCAACTCCCGCGGCGGAAGTCCTGCATCACAGCTGCCTAGTATCACAGCCAACTTTGAAGTCACGGGCATGGACCAACAAGACAGCCCCGAGACCAAAAGAGCGATCCGTGTGTTCAtcggcagccacacgctgCGGCTTCTCAGTGCCGACCTGTTGCTGTCCCAAAACTGCATGACTCTGTACGGCAATGACCGGAACAAGCTTTCGATTCCGTTTGTGCGGCCCGAGGACGATGCCGTATTCAAGCATTTGACTACAGCCAACCTGCTTCCAGGCAAGCCGAAGCTCAACGCTGCCGCACCCGagtttgttgctggtgacAAAACGGCAAAGCGTTCTCCCaaggtggcggcggagcCGGAGCGTCCAGTATCCAAGCCTATGGGGGGTGGTTCTGAGGGTGTAGCGTCGCCCGCCGCGCAGCCGAGCCAACCTGTGTCCAAACCTGTGACGGCGACGAGTACCGCGTCGGAGAGTGGAGCGGAGAGTGAGAAGCAGCACCAGGAATCGACGAGCGCGGAAACATCTGGAAAGGATTCACACGCAACAACCGATGCCCCACGCCGCGAGCCCAGCCTTGCTATCAGAACACCCTGGCGGCAGACGGCGGTAGGGTTTTCTGAGAACGGCACTCCCTTGAGTGGTTACCAGCCAGCACCCCGCACGCGCTCTATGAAGGTGCTTCGACCACCCAAGGCTAGCAGcagcacctcatcctcggcacgAACAGGAGCGGCATATGAGCCAGCGCCGACGGCACGTTCAGGAAATGAGCAACGGCGCAAGGGCCAGAGTGACGCCCAACCCCCCATTGGTATGAATAGCTGGGGTATGTCGAAGCGCAGCATGAGCGGCCCAGctctcagcagcctcaaTTCGGAGACGAGGGTCTCCTCGGCTGCGTCCACGTCGACAATCACGACACCTACCACCAGTAGTCACCATGACGCGGGTAAAACGACGCCTTCTCTTCCACGGacagccaacaaccctcTTGGAAGCGCGTCGGCATTTTCGTGGATCGCATccaacaagcccaagacCCCGGCCGCTGCTGACTAG
- the THI6 gene encoding thiamine biosynthetic bifunctional enzyme (COG:G; BUSCO:EOG09263GIG; EggNog:ENOG503NTW4), which produces MPKPHVDYHLYLVTDSTPAVLQDPSRFFDVVEQALRGGVSLVQLREKTADTGELVSIAKRLHELTKKYNVPLLINDRVDVALAVGCEGVHIGQDDMDLETARKLLGDDKIIGVTVSNVEEALIACKNGADYLGIGTVYATPTKTNTKAIIGAAGVREILTAMETAGYYDKVRTVCIGGLNKYNIARIMYQSRHVNGKPGWLTLNGVAVVSAIMSANDPEEASKELLTLVKSSDKFRGSSLMGARASKGVLEVAGDIIKKVHEAKPLTHNMTNLVVQNFAANVALAVGGSPIMANYGEEAADLSKLGGSLVVNMGTVTPEGLLNYYKALQAYNVAVQPVVFDPVGAGATSVRREAVRSILANGYLDVIKGNEGEIKTVWGAVDGEQQKGVDSVDSLTPENKLDLVVKLARREQSVVVMTGKTDYVSDGYSAVTVANGHEYLGLVTGTGCTLGTAISVALAVHHKEDKLWAVVTAMLHFEIAAEIAAEREDVKGPGTFISAFLDELYNIRTATVSGDLKWLERAKVTVTDL; this is translated from the exons ATGCCGAAACCACACGTCGACTACCACCTTTACTTGGTAACTGACTCCACACCCGCCGTGCTCCAGGACCCATCCCGGTTTTTTGATGTCGTTGAGCAAGCCCTCCGTGGAGGGGTGAGCCTCGTTCAGCTTCGCGAAAAGACGGCCGACACGGGCGAGTTGGTGTCTATAGCGAAGAGGCTGCATGAGTTGACCAAGAAGTATAATGTGCCTCTTTTGATCAATGATAGGGTGGATGTCgcgctggcggtggggtGTGAGGGTGTGCATATCGGGCAGGATGATATGG ATTTGGAGACGGCCAGGAAATTACTCGGTGACGACAAGATCATCGGAGTAACCGTCAGCAATGTGGAAGAGGCCCTCATCGCCTGCAAAAACGGAGCCGACTACTTGGGTATTGGCACCGTATACGCCACTCCGAC GAAAACAAATACCAAGGCCATCATCGGTGCCGCCGGAGTTCGTGAGATCCTCACCGCCATGGAGACGGCCGGCTACTACGACAAGGTCAGAACCGTCTGTATCGGCGGTCTCAACAAATACAACATCGCGCGTATTATGTACCAGAGCCGGCATGTTAATGGCAAGCCAGGGTGGCTCACCTTGAATGGTGTGGCTGTTGTCAGCGCCATCATGTCTGCCAATGACCCTGAGGAGGCAAGCAAAGAGCTTCTGACGCTGGTCAAATCATCCGACAAGTTCAGGGGCAGCAGTCTGATGGGGGCTAGAGCGAGtaagggggtgttggaggtggcgggggatatcatcaagaaggtgcATGAGGCCAAGCCATTGACGCACAATATGACGAATTTG GTGGTACAAAACTTTGCTGCAAATGTCGCTCTGGCAGTCGGTGGCTCACCCATCATGGCTAATTACGgcgaggaggctgccgatTTGTCCAAGTTGGGAGGTTCGCTGGTGGTCAACATGGGCACCGTCACCCCCGAGGGGCTGCTGAACTATTACAAGGCGCTCCAGGCTTACAATGTGGCCGTTCAGCCGGTTGTTTTTGATCCTGTTGGTGCAGGGGCAACTTCAGTTAGGAGGGAGGCCGTCAgatccatcctcgccaacggCTACCTCGACGTCATCAAGGGCAACGAAGGCGAGATCAAGACGGTCTGGGGCGCGGTGGACGGCGAGCAACAAAAAGGCGTCGACAGCGTCGACAGTCTCACACCCGAAAACAAACTCGACCTTGTTGTGAAGTTGGCCAGGAGGGAACAGAGCGTGGTAGTGATGACTGGAAAGACGGACTACGTCAGTGATGGATATTCGGCTGTTACTGTCGCCAATGGACACGAATATCTGGGTCTTGTCACGGGAACGGGGTGCACACTTGGGACGGCGATCTCAGTGGCCTTGGCTGTGCACCATAAAGAGGACAAGCTATGGGCTGTGGTCACGGCGATGCTGCATTTCGAGATTGCGGCCGAGATTGCCGCTGAGAGGGAGGACGTCAAGGGGCCTGGGACCTTCATCTCGGCCTTCCTGGACGAATTGTACAATATCCGGACTGCCACTGTGAGTGGGGACTTGAAGTGGTTGGAGAGGGCCAAGGTGACGGTTACGGACCTTTAA
- a CDS encoding hypothetical protein (EggNog:ENOG503P1MZ) encodes MTLIRPGEGRRQEEEACCTCATLLSTIASRPPPPQDVSSEKQPLSDKDEDDQQLTGGDRKLLLHQQHHRLTCCARVICADCISKNPRFLTYCPYCQSSGRSLSSSSSPNNIIRSLTPVLSDDTHPPPYSSLHLPPAYTPLSSSSSRPVPKLKQPPPQEEEEEDILHFLTPHDSIPSLSLLYNLPPSLLRSYNSLPTDSLLHARRTLLIPASHLPKGAISHSPRPYEGEEEEARKGKIRRWMVATKEHDYDIAVTYLEGAGYDFHEAVGRYSDDVRWERENPMRKGDVMKQGKRKVVRGLVGGLLGG; translated from the exons ATGACATTGATACGTccaggagaaggaagacggcaagaggaggaggcctgCTGCACATGCGCAACCCTCTTATCCACCATCGCCTCCCgtccgccaccaccacaagacgTATCATCCGAAAAGCAGCCCCTATCCGAcaaagatgaggatgaccaACAACTCACAGGCGGAGATCGGAAACTACTActccaccagcagcatcaccggTTAACCTGTTGCGCCCGCGTAATCTGCGCTGACTGCATATCT AAAAACCCCCGCTTCCTAACCTACTGCCCTTACTGCCAAAGCTCGGGGAGATCTttgtcgtcatcttcttcaccgaACAACATCATCCGCTCTCTCACACCTGTTCTCAGTGACGAcactcatccacccccttattcctccctccatcttcccccAGCTTACACACCcctttcatcatcatcatcacgacCAGTACCCAAATTgaaacaaccccctcctcaggaagaagaagaagaagacatcctccacttcctcaccccccacGACAGCAtcccttccctctccctgttatacaacctccccccctccctcctaaGATCCtacaactccctccccaccgacTCACTCCTCCACGCCCGCCGCACCCTCCTCATACcagcctcccacctccccaaggGGGCAATCTCCCATTCCCCCCGTCCCtacgagggagaggaggaagaggcccGGAAAGGGAAGATACGTCGTTGGATGGTCGCCACAAAGGAGCATGACTATGACATCGCGGTCACTTACCTCGAGGGGGCGGGGTATGACTTTCACGAGGCGGTGGGTAGATATAGCGATGATGTTAgatgggaaagggagaatccgatgaggaagggggatgtgATGAagcaggggaagaggaaggtggtgagggggttggtggggggtttgttgggggggtaG
- a CDS encoding hypothetical protein (EggNog:ENOG503NVPU; COG:Q) codes for MSLRVCFKPTITSTLGRQFTPLASIISTQARSYSILNRATMSSPAPAPQRRFQNPAVFVCDIQEKFRPAIHEFDKVISTTSKLLRASTVLSLPVFVTTQNRSRLGDTVAELKPHLARTTVKADIDKTRFSMFIPPILSDPVFSSPAQVAIVGIESHICVTQTALDLLAAGHKVYVLADGVSSTNKEEVPIALARLRQAGAVVTSSESWIYELMGDAAVPEFKGIVNLVKDTGNETKGALGGLVGSKI; via the exons ATGAGCTTGCGAGTTTGCTTCAAACCGACAATTACATCGACACTCGGGAGACAATTTACACCTTTAGCTTCAATCATCTCAACTCAGGCGAGATCGTACTCTATACTCAACAGGGCGACCAtgtcttctcctgctccggCGCCGCAGAGGCGGTTTC AAAACCCAGCTGTTTT CGTCTGCGACATCCAAGAGAAATTCCGCCCTGCCATCCACGAGTTCGACAAAGT AATctccacaacctccaaactcctccgcgcctccaccgtcctctccctccccgtcttcgTCACCACCCAAAACCGGTCCCGCCTGGGCGACACCGTCGCCGAGCTCAAACCCCACCTCGCCCGCACAACCGTCAAGGCCGATATCGACAAAACCCGCTTCAGCATgttcatcccccccatcctctccgaccccgtcttctcctcccccgcccagGTCGCCATCGTAGGCATCGAGTCCCACATCTGCGTCACTCAAACTGCGCTCGATCTGCTAGCGGCAGGACATAAAGTCTACGTCCTGGCAGACGGCGTCAGCTCAACAAACAAGGAAGAGGTCCCCATCGCGCTTGCGCGGCTGAGGCAGGCCGGGGCGGTGGTCACGAGCAGTGAGAGCTGGATTTACGAGCTGATGGGGGATGCGGCTGTACCGGAGTTCAAGGGGATTGTGAACCTGGTCAAGGACACGGGGAATGAGACTAAGGGGgcgttgggggggttggtggggagtaAGATttga